One Anthonomus grandis grandis chromosome 12, icAntGran1.3, whole genome shotgun sequence DNA window includes the following coding sequences:
- the LOC126743306 gene encoding uncharacterized protein LOC126743306 has translation MSHMTVKKDMNEKGCRTKDSPGKLQKEESRGSTPISPLRMPDLPLPTPPPMANIMMTSRIGYRRILGNRGPEYRSPILGHRSHSMEFGSRSPSFYGNLPNPPILDSMRQDYYASRDSIEAKAKNVEAQVRSQTLDSRRQVFREKRASTVEFASPMMARAYLSEREKLGRDRRLEAVGHQAMLTDQLGLSPLPRHRNFEILNKRLEDFSDYPIYPHLYNIKSPDPKITQEHKSKYLSRDSLLSSELEEVRTLNKELERKYVLDNAEQNISRILGGSNSETSPEYYNVFMNEHYISDIDENEEIKEFACGYKTPPERRLVLLMIFFYFINAIVFLLGIRIKQTAICRKVHQPLASTRINQLRYLRALKSQKSVLKKQIKVLSHQTPVLKVF, from the exons ATGAGTCATATGACCGTGAAAAAGGACATGAACGAAAAGGGATGTCGAACAAAAG ATTCCCCTGGCAAACTTCAAAAAGAAGAAAGCAGGGGATCAACACCGATTTCTCCGTTACGTATGCCTGACCTGCCATTGCCAACACCACCTCCGATGGCTAATATAATGATGACCTCCAGAATAGGCTACAGACGGATCTTGGGTAATAGAGGGCCAGAATACAGATCGCCTATTTTAGGCCATAGAAGCCACAGTATGGAGTTTGGCAGCAGAAGTCCTAGTTTTTATGGAAATTTGCCTAACCCTCCTATTCTGGATAGTATGAGGCAAGATTATTATGCTTCTAGAGATTCGATTGAGGCGAAGGCAAAAAATGTTGAAGCTCAGGTTAGAAGTCAGACTTTGGATAGTAGAAGACAAGTTTTTAGGGAAAAAAGGGCCAGTACCGTAGAGTTTGCTTCGCCTATGATGGCTAGAGCCTACTTAAGTGAACGTGAGAAGCTTGGACGAGATAGGAGGCTGGAAGCTGTGGGACATCAAG cTATGCTCACTGATCAGCTGGGTCTGTCACCTCTTCCGAGGCATCGAAACTTTGAAATCCTCAATAAGCGCCTTGAAGATTTTAGTGATTATCCTATATACCCTCACCTCTATAACATCAAATCTCCTGACCCCAAAATAACTCAGGAGCATAAGAGCAAGTATTTATCCAGAGACTCTCTGCTGTCTTCTGAGCTTGAAGAGGTCAGAACTCTTAATAAGGAACTAGAGAGGAAATATGTGCTAGATAATGCTGAACAAAACATTAGCAGAATCTTAGGTGGAAGTAACAGTGAGACTAGTCCAGAATATTATAACGTTTTTATGAATGAACACTATATAAGCGATATTGATGAGAATGAGGAGATTAAGGAGTTTGCTTGTGGCTACAAGACTCCTCCAGAAAGAAGGTTGGTGttgttaatgatttttttttattttattaatgcaaTTGTGTTTCTTTTAGGTATTCGGATCAAACAGACCGCCATCTGCAGAAAAGTGCATCAACCTTTAGCTTCTACACGTATCAACCAGCTACGCTACCTTCGAGCtttaaaaagccaaaaaagtgttctaaaaaagcaaataaaggtCCTGTCACATCAAACACCAGTTCTAAAAGTGTTCTAA